One Brassica napus cultivar Da-Ae chromosome C2, Da-Ae, whole genome shotgun sequence DNA window includes the following coding sequences:
- the LOC106374980 gene encoding uncharacterized protein At2g29880-like → MGDPKDVKGKGQYHSWSGPEHKLLLRLLVDAINQGFRDASGKFNKLTVESRILTTLQQEVGSKKTYGQYKNRMKILKGRYQVFADFLRCSSGFGWDSETKKFTADDEVWKVYLQAHPNNKYLRDDSFEDFEELRTIFEQNTATGQNAVGLGDSVDAGSYQFEENEKTNDNDFVHVIDEGGGIEHQQTCEPSSRKSIGEKLSHRKKARTDAYNSERVCEEVTEISSQIFDMIQKRWVKESEEKEAEDKANNVWDAIKEIPDLDDDLRYEAMTLVHTLGMKSGFVNMSITDRCGWIKRNLCKPSG, encoded by the exons ATGGGAGATCCAAAAGACGTAAAAGGTAAAGGTCAATACCACTCATGGTCTGGACCTGAGCACAAGTTGTTATTGAGGTTACTAGTGGATGCAATCAATCAAGGTTTTCGTGATGCCAGCGGCAAATTCAACAAATTGACGGTCGAATCCAGAATACTAACAACTCTACAACAAGAAGTTGGATCTAAAAAAACCTACGGTCAGTATAAAAATAGGATGAAAATCTTGAAGGGTAGGTACCAAGTGTTTGCTGATTTTCTTCGTTGTAGTTCTGGTTTTGGGTGGGACTCTGAAACGAAAAAATTCACAGCAGATGATGAAGTATGGAAGGTCTATTTGCAg gcTCATCCAAATAATAAATATCTGCGTGATGATTCGTTTGAAGATTTTGAAGAGCTAAGGACTATATTTGAACAAAATACTGCAACTGGGCAGAATGCTGTGGGACTAGGTGATTCTGTTGATGCAGGATCCTATCAATTTGAAGAGAACGAGAAGACAAATGATAATGATTTTGTCCACGTGATAGATGAGGGAGGAGGAATAGAACACCAGCAAACATGTGAACCTTCATCAAGAAAAAGCATTGGAGAAAAGCTTTCACATAGAAAGAAAGCTAGGACGGATGCATATAACTCGGAAAGGGTTTGTGAGGAAGTTACAGAAATCAGTAGCCAAATTTTTGACATGATTCAGAAAAGATGGGTGAAGGAATCTGAAGAAAAAGAAGCTGAAGACAAAGCTAACAATGTTTGGGATGCTATCAAGGAAATTCCTGACTTGGATGATGATTTGCGTTATGAGGCGATGACCCTTGTTCACACCTTAGGCATGAAATCTGGTTTCGTGAATATGTCCATAACAGATCGTTGTGGATGGATTAAAAGAAATCTCTGTAAACCAAGTGGCTGA
- the LOC106372968 gene encoding glutathione S-transferase T3-like: MHPYSNSSSYVGLLNSQNESVLQGNFPYESFPSSMNIGASDIPPFSSQQSEAPSPQEDTPAQRRERRKWSRADDEVLISAWLNTSKDTIVGNDQKGGTFWERVGEYFAETLHAKASGDRRMHLNCKQRWHKINDLTNKFCGAFAAAERQQSSGQGENDVLKAAHDIFYSDYNIKFNLEYAWCVLRYEHKWINLNTPKATGPAKRKTGDESAQSSSVNVDDHQIRPEGIKAAKARRNNGSGKTLDDYKTIWEIKKEDLAMKEKLSKLAILDTLLSKKEPLTESGDVVKNKLLLQYF, translated from the coding sequence ATGCATCCATATAGTAATTCCTCTAGCTATGTAGGACTTCTCAACAGTCAAAATGAGAGTGTTCTACAGGGAAACTTTCCTTATGAGAGTTTTCCTTCTAGTATGAACATTGGAGCTTCAGATATCCCTCCCTTTAGTTCACAACAATCTGAGGCTCCAAGTCCCCAAGAAGACACACCAGCCCAGCGTAGGGAGAGAAGAAAATGGAGCCGTGCCGATGACGAGGTTCTAATAAGTGCCTGGTTAAACACTTCTAAGGATACTATAGTTGGTAATGACCAAAAGGGAGGGACTTTCTGGGAGCGCGTTGGAGAATACTTTGCAGAAACTCTGCATGCTAAAGCGAGTGGTGACAGGAGGATGCATCTCAActgtaagcagaggtggcacAAGATCAATGATCTCACAAACAAATTTTGTGGGGCCTTTGCAGCTGCCGAGAGACAACAGAGTAGTGGTCAGGGTGAGAATGATGTTCTGAAGGCCGCTCATGATATTTTCTATAGtgattacaacattaaatttaaCCTTGAGTATGCATGGTGTGTGTTGAGGTATGAACATAAATGGATCAACCTCAACACTCCCAAAGCTACTGGCCCTGCAAAGAGGAAAACTGGTGATGAATCCGCACAATCTTCAAGTGTCAATGTCGATGATCATCAGATACGGCCTGAAGGGATCAAGGCTGCGAAAGCAAGAAGGAATAATGGTTCAGGGAAGACTCTCGATGATTATAAGACCATTTGGGAGATCAAGAAGGAGGATTTGGCTATGAAGGAAAAACTGTCAAAGCTGGCTATACTAGACACTCTCCTTTCGAAAAAAGAACCCCTAACTGAGTCtggagatgttgtcaagaacaAACTACTCCTCCAGTATTTCTGA
- the LOC106372965 gene encoding putative nuclease HARBI1, whose product MGLKDTRYVSVEEMLATFLFIVGQNSRYIQAQDRFKRSRFSISTSFHTILKVLNALAPSYMAKPETTVPPKIRDSTRFYPYFKDCVGAIDGTHILAMISGKDSSSYRNRKGQLSQNVLAACNFDLEFIYVLSGWEGSAHDAKVLQDALTRNSNRLQVPEGKFYLVDCGYANRRNFLAPFRSTRFHLQDFRGQGKDPVNQNELFNHRHSSLRNVIERIFGIFKSRFLIFKSAPPFPYKTQAELVLACVVLHNYLRKECRSDVFPEEVVVADDNESDVQEIGEDENMDDDVQNGTQEQQRVNANNWRANIAATMWTDAMHMGS is encoded by the exons ATGGGATTAAAAGATACAAGATATGTTTCAGTTGAAGAAATGCTAGCCACCTTTTTGTTCATTGTTGGTCAAAACTCAAGGTATATTCAGGCTCAAGATAGATTCAAGAGGTCAAGATTCTCAATAAGTACGAGTTTTCATACAATTCTGAAAGTGTTAAACGCACTTGCTCCAAGTTACATGGCCAAGCCTGAAACAACAGTGCCTCCAAAGATAAGAGATAGCACACGATTCTATCCTTATTTTAAG gATTGTGTAGGAGCTATTGATGGAACACATATTCTTGCGATGATAAGTGGAAAGGATTCATCTAGCTACCGCAATCGAAAAGGACAACTATCACAAAATGTTTTAGCTGCATGCaattttgatttagaatttatatatgTTCTTAGTGGATGGGAAGGTTCAGCTCATGATGCTAAAGTATTACAAGATGCTTTAACAAGAAATTCTAACAGATTACAAGTTCCAGAAG GAAAATTCTATTTAGTCGACTGTGGATACGCCAATCGTCGTAATTTTCTGGCTCCATTTCGAAGTACTCGCTTTCATCTTCAAGATTTTAGGGGACAAGGCAAAGATCCTGTGAATCAAAATGAGTTGTTCAATCATCGTCATTCATCCTTGCGAAATGTGATTGAGAGAATTTTTGGCATCTTTAAGTCAAGATTCCTCATCTTCAAATCTGCTCCACCATTTCCATATAAAACACAAGCAGAGTTAGTTCTTGCATGTgttgttttacataattatctTCGTAAAGAATGTCGTTCAGACGTGTTTCCTGAAGAAGTTGTTGTCGCTGATGATAATGAAAGTGATGTTCAAGAAATAGGTGAAGATGAGAACAtggatgatgatgttcaaaatgGCACTCAAGAACAACAAAGAGTGAATGCTAATAATTGGAGAGCAAATATAGCAGCAACCATGTGGACAGATGCTATGCATATGGGATCTTGA
- the LOC106375650 gene encoding bifunctional nuclease 1, whose protein sequence is MRSVQAPVVCPAIRPRQVGACALKPTLLRSQFLGHRIKSQVTLRLHPRGCSKISIKCVFSSHSDGNGSTAENFNENDEEYVNSSIVEAVEVKSGADGFMVKMRDGRQLRCVHNNPQGGHLPDYAPHPAIVLKMEDGTGLLLPIIVLEMPSVLLMAAMTNVQIARPTMYQVVKEMVDKMGYEVRLVRVTKRVHEAYFAQLYLSKVGNASDCISFDLRPSDAINIAVRCKVPIQVNKYLAYSDGMRVIESGKLSQQTPASDGLLFTEQDRPNGQACLDTKEFNILSNMMQAVNEERYDEAAEWRDKLGQFRAKRNLRKYT, encoded by the exons ATGAGGTCGGTTCAAGCACCGGTTGTTTGCCCTGCGATTCGTCCAAGACAAGTAGGTGCATGCGCTCTGAAACCTACGCTTCTCAGAAGCCAATTCTTGGGTCATCGGATCAAGTCTCAGGTCACGCTTCGTCTGCATCCTCGGGGGTGTAGCAAGATTAGCATCAAGTGTGTTTTCAGCTCTCACTCTGATGGTAACGGAAGCACCGCTGAGAATTTCAACGAAAACGATGAGGAATATGTCAACTCTAGTATAGTGGAAGCTG TTGAGGTGAAGAGTGGAGCTGATGGTTTCATGGTGAAGATGAGAGACGGCAGGCAGCTACGATGTGTTCATAACAATCCTCAAGGAGGGCATTTGCCGGATTATGCTCCACACCCTGCTATTGTTTTGAAAATGGAAGATGGAACTGGTCTTCTCCTTCCCATTATTGTCT TGGAGATGCCTAGTGTGTTACTTATGGCAGCAATGACCAATGTCCAGATT GCAAGACCAACCATGTATCAAGTGGTGAAGGAGATGGTGGACAAAATGGGTTACGAA GTTAGACTTGTTAGAGTCACCAAAAGAGTTCACGAGGCGTATTTTGCCCAACTATACCTTTCAAAG GTGGGTAATGCATCGGACTGTATTAGCTTTGACCTTCGCCCGTCAGATGCAATTAACATAGCTGTTAGATGCAAG GTACCTATCCAAGTGAACAAGTACCTTGCTTATAGTGATGGAATGAGAGTCATCGAGTCAGGGAAGCTGTCACAACAGACACCTGCTTCAGATGGCTTATTGTTTACTGAACAAGACCG ACCAAATGGTCAGGCTTGCCTTGATACCAAAGAGTTCAACATTCTGAGCAACATGATGCAAGCTGTTAATGAAGAGCGATATGATGAAGCTG CTGAATGGAGAGACAAGCTTGGCCAGTTTCGGGCCAAGCGTAACCTGAGGAAATACACATAA